From Synergistaceae bacterium, one genomic window encodes:
- the folP gene encoding dihydropteroate synthase, with amino-acid sequence MQIGPLTVKNDADFYVMGVLNITPDSFSDGGSYDSIAPALEHCEFLLAEGADIIDIGAESTRPGHEQISTEEEIARLLPILNTIRAAYPNIAISIDCYRAETARLALEAGADMINDIWGLAYDAEMAGVVAEYGAAVCIMHNRRDMNYKDLIGDLKDDLASMLEIAEKAGIARSQICLDPGIGFAKRIEENLYVLKHLEKLQDFELPLLLGTSRKGFLGLLLDGVPAKERDVATAATSVIGYEKGCRIFRVHDVRKTREALTIAQAVAEAEYGLR; translated from the coding sequence ATGCAAATAGGCCCGCTAACAGTAAAAAATGATGCTGACTTTTATGTCATGGGAGTACTGAATATCACGCCCGATTCCTTTTCGGACGGGGGCAGCTATGATTCCATTGCTCCCGCCCTGGAACATTGTGAATTCCTGCTGGCCGAAGGTGCTGATATTATAGATATCGGAGCGGAGTCGACCCGACCGGGTCATGAGCAGATCTCTACCGAAGAAGAAATTGCCCGGCTTTTACCCATATTGAATACGATTCGGGCGGCCTATCCGAATATCGCTATTTCGATTGATTGTTACCGTGCGGAAACGGCACGTCTTGCTCTGGAAGCAGGGGCTGATATGATCAACGATATCTGGGGGCTGGCCTATGATGCCGAGATGGCAGGGGTGGTCGCTGAATATGGCGCGGCAGTCTGCATTATGCATAATCGACGGGATATGAATTATAAGGACCTGATCGGAGATCTGAAGGATGATTTGGCCTCTATGCTGGAAATTGCAGAGAAGGCAGGTATTGCCCGTTCGCAGATCTGCCTTGATCCCGGCATCGGCTTTGCCAAGAGAATTGAGGAAAACCTATATGTCCTGAAGCACCTGGAAAAACTACAGGATTTTGAACTGCCCCTTCTTCTGGGGACCAGCCGCAAGGGATTTCTGGGACTTCTTCTTGATGGCGTCCCAGCTAAGGAACGGGATGTTGCAACGGCTGCGACCAGTGTGATCGGCTATGAAAAAGGCTGTCGTATCTTTCGGGTTCATGATGTAAGAAAAACGAGAGAAGCGCTTACTATTGCACAAGCGGTTGCGGAGGCGGAATATGGACTGCGTTGA
- the folK gene encoding 2-amino-4-hydroxy-6-hydroxymethyldihydropteridine diphosphokinase codes for MDCVEIKDLIVFAHHGVFKQEKELGQKFVVSVRLYLDTETAVIKDDVDSSIHYGEAALEITRFLQAESYNLIETAAGRLAEHLLLTYTLLRKVQVRLAKPWAPVGLPLNEVAIELCRSWQPAVVALGSNMGDRRAHIVTALKALDGNKAIRRLASSKLIETSPYGVTDQEDFLNGAVYIETILSPHALLKYLQQVEDDSGRVRTRHWGPRTLDLDLIYYSDLIIHSADLTLPHPEMQKRDFVLEPICELVPNYVDPRYGLPVCELLAKQGK; via the coding sequence ATGGACTGCGTTGAAATAAAAGATCTGATTGTTTTTGCCCACCATGGTGTTTTTAAACAGGAAAAAGAGTTGGGACAGAAATTTGTTGTTTCAGTCCGTCTCTACCTCGATACGGAGACGGCTGTAATTAAAGATGATGTGGATAGTTCAATCCACTATGGCGAGGCGGCGCTGGAGATAACCAGATTTCTGCAGGCTGAAAGCTATAACCTGATAGAGACGGCAGCCGGACGTCTGGCTGAACACTTGCTGCTGACATATACTCTGCTGAGAAAAGTTCAGGTCAGATTGGCTAAACCCTGGGCTCCCGTGGGTTTGCCTCTTAATGAAGTAGCGATTGAATTATGCCGCAGCTGGCAGCCGGCAGTTGTAGCTCTGGGCAGTAATATGGGCGATCGCAGGGCGCATATTGTTACTGCGCTGAAGGCTTTGGACGGGAATAAGGCAATCCGTCGTCTGGCCAGTTCCAAGCTGATTGAGACATCTCCCTATGGGGTTACAGACCAGGAAGATTTTTTAAATGGAGCTGTCTACATTGAGACCATACTTTCTCCCCATGCTCTGCTTAAATATTTGCAGCAAGTAGAGGATGATTCGGGGCGAGTCCGGACCCGCCACTGGGGACCGCGCACCCTGGATCTGGATCTCATCTACTACTCTGACTTAATAATTCATAGTGCAGATCTTACTCTGCCACACCCTGAAATGCAGAAGCGTGACTTTGTGCTGGAGCCTATATGTGAGCTTGTTCCCAACTATGTTGACCCGCGCTATGGGCTTCCGGTATGTGAGCTGCTGGCAAAGCAGGGAAAATAG
- the codB gene encoding cytosine permease, with the protein MAKNQEVQTDAVVDVDFSFVRVPKKARTRGFWSMFVIMLGFTFFSASMSVGARMANGLDFTGFLLAVILGGAILAVYTGALGYIGSNTGMSLDLLCQRSFGTKGSYLPSALISFTQIGWFGVGAAMFSIPVSEMLGINPWLLIIVIGIAMTASAYVGIKGIEIISFISVPLITILGTYSMFLALKEGGGFVAVFGRSTEGLSLFAAIAMVVGSFVSGGTATPNFSRFAKTNKIAVATTVIAFYIGNTLMFFFGGVAGAFTGQEDIFYVMIAQGLTIPAVIVLGANIWTTNDNALYTGGLGLANITKYKKRPMTIVAGIVGTVAALWLYDNFVGWLSVLNATLPPVGAIIVADYFMRKEAYEAEADKDLKKVNWFAVAGVVAGAVVGNFVTWGIAAINAMVVSVIIYLIGHFIQKKSRAAA; encoded by the coding sequence ATGGCAAAGAATCAAGAGGTGCAAACGGACGCAGTCGTTGATGTCGACTTTTCGTTTGTAAGAGTGCCGAAGAAAGCTCGTACCAGAGGTTTCTGGTCGATGTTCGTCATTATGCTGGGCTTTACTTTCTTTTCAGCCAGCATGAGCGTTGGTGCAAGAATGGCCAACGGACTGGACTTTACCGGCTTTTTACTGGCAGTAATTTTAGGCGGTGCTATTCTGGCTGTCTACACAGGAGCATTAGGTTATATCGGATCAAACACTGGAATGAGCCTCGACTTGCTATGCCAGCGTTCATTCGGCACAAAGGGATCTTATCTTCCTTCGGCACTGATCAGCTTTACGCAGATAGGCTGGTTTGGTGTCGGTGCAGCTATGTTCTCAATTCCGGTATCCGAAATGCTGGGCATAAACCCCTGGTTGCTGATAATAGTCATCGGTATTGCAATGACTGCATCAGCATACGTCGGAATCAAAGGTATTGAGATAATCAGCTTTATCTCTGTTCCCTTGATCACAATTCTGGGAACATATTCAATGTTCCTGGCACTTAAAGAAGGCGGCGGCTTTGTCGCTGTTTTCGGAAGATCAACTGAAGGTCTGTCACTGTTCGCGGCCATTGCAATGGTTGTCGGCTCCTTTGTTTCCGGTGGAACGGCGACACCGAACTTCTCCCGTTTTGCAAAAACTAACAAAATAGCAGTAGCTACAACAGTAATCGCCTTCTACATCGGTAACACCCTGATGTTCTTCTTCGGCGGTGTCGCCGGAGCCTTTACCGGTCAGGAAGATATCTTCTACGTTATGATCGCGCAGGGTCTGACTATTCCTGCAGTAATAGTGCTTGGTGCCAATATCTGGACAACTAACGATAACGCACTTTACACGGGTGGCCTCGGACTGGCGAATATCACAAAGTACAAGAAACGTCCGATGACAATTGTCGCCGGTATTGTCGGAACAGTTGCAGCTCTGTGGCTCTATGACAACTTTGTCGGCTGGCTGAGCGTTTTGAACGCAACCTTGCCGCCCGTCGGCGCAATAATCGTAGCGGATTACTTCATGAGAAAAGAAGCTTACGAGGCTGAGGCAGATAAAGACCTGAAAAAGGTTAACTGGTTTGCTGTAGCAGGAGTTGTCGCCGGTGCTGTAGTAGGTAACTTTGTAACCTGGGGCATCGCAGCAATCAACGCCATGGTCGTATCCGTTATTATCTATCTCATCGGCCACTTTATTCAAAAGAAGAGTCGTGCAGCCGCCTAG